Proteins found in one Lepeophtheirus salmonis chromosome 9, UVic_Lsal_1.4, whole genome shotgun sequence genomic segment:
- the LOC121124587 gene encoding isocitrate dehydrogenase [NAD] subunit beta, mitochondrial isoform X2 yields MTLDGTTYHQCLQELAKKQQLTENQQHFMPYDIHRIVLDMIRNSRSLLRHCSSLASPTPRQRITVIPGDGVGPELIESVESVFKSVGVPLDFDSFFLSEIHSQSSDSLKEVSNSIKKNRICLKGILGTPSSSSTGELKTLNQKLRQELDLFANVVNVKSHIGVDTRHRNVDIVIIREQIEGEYSALEHVSVDGVIECLKIITRERSKKIAKFAFDYALRNGRKKVTAVHKANIMKLGDGLFLRCCEEMAELYPNIKFEKMIVDNCTMQLVTNPHQFDVLVTPNLYGHIITNLTAGLVGGAGLVPGESYSSECVCFEPGARHAFSGAAGKNLANPTAMLLTASNMLRHLNMNKHGDQIENAVNKVLRAGKVKTQDIGGYASTSDFTEEVIKNLKANK; encoded by the exons ATGA CCCTAGATGGCACCACATATCATCAATGTTTACAAGAATTGGCTAAGAAGCAGCAACTGACTGAGAATCAGCAGCATTTTATGCCATATGATATTCATCGTATTGTTTTAGATATGATTCGTAATTCCCGTAGCCTTTTACGACACTGCTCCTCTTTGGCCTCTCCTACCCCTCGCCAACGTATCACCGTCATACCTGGGGATGGAGTAGGACCTGAATTGATCGAGTCCGTTGAAAGTGTATTTAAGTCTGTTGGAGTTCCGCTAGACTTTGATTCCTTTTTTCTCTCAGAAATACACTCGCAAAGCTCCGACTCCCTCAAAGAAGTCTCCAATTCCATTAAGAAGAATCGTATCTGTCTCAAAG GTATTCTTGGAACTCCAAGCTCCTCTTCTACCGGCGAGCTTAAAACCCTGAATCAAAAGCTTCGTCAAGAACTAGACCTTTTTGCTAATGTGGTAAATGTCAAGAGTCATATCGGAGTGGATACGCGTCATCGGAATGTTGATATTGTTATCATTCGTGAACAGATTGAAGGAGAATATTCTGCTCTTGAGCATGTCTCTGTGGATGGAGTTATTGAGTGCCTTAAAATCATCACAAGAGAGCGCTCCAAAAAGATTGCCAAATTTGCATTTGACTATGCCTTGAGAAATGGTCGAAA AAAAGTTACTGCCGTTCACAAAGCCAATATCATGAAATTAGGTGATGGACTCTTTCTGAGATGCTGCGAA GAAATGGCCGAGCTTTAcccaaatatcaaatttgagaaGATGATTGTGGACAATTGTACCATGCAATTAGTGACCAATCCTCATCAGTTTGACGTTCTTGTTACTCCCAATCTCTATGGTCATATCATTACCAATCTTACAGCTGGATTAGTTGGAGGTGCTGGCCTTGTTCCAGGAGAGTCTTATTCCTCAGAATGTGTTTGTTTTGAACCGGGAGCGCGACATGCTTTTTCTGGAGCTGCTGGAAAGAACTTGGCAAACCCAACGGCAATGCTCTTGACGGCTTCCAACATGTTGAGGCATTTGAATATGAACAAGCATGGAGATCAAATTGAGAACGCAGTGAATAAAGTTCTTCGTGCTGGAAAAGTCAAAACTCAGGACATTGGTGGCTACGCTTCCACGAGTGACTTTACGGAAGAAGTCATCAAAAATcttaaagcaaataaataa
- the LOC121124587 gene encoding isocitrate dehydrogenase [NAD] subunit beta, mitochondrial isoform X1 has product MFLALDGTTYHQCLQELAKKQQLTENQQHFMPYDIHRIVLDMIRNSRSLLRHCSSLASPTPRQRITVIPGDGVGPELIESVESVFKSVGVPLDFDSFFLSEIHSQSSDSLKEVSNSIKKNRICLKGILGTPSSSSTGELKTLNQKLRQELDLFANVVNVKSHIGVDTRHRNVDIVIIREQIEGEYSALEHVSVDGVIECLKIITRERSKKIAKFAFDYALRNGRKKVTAVHKANIMKLGDGLFLRCCEEMAELYPNIKFEKMIVDNCTMQLVTNPHQFDVLVTPNLYGHIITNLTAGLVGGAGLVPGESYSSECVCFEPGARHAFSGAAGKNLANPTAMLLTASNMLRHLNMNKHGDQIENAVNKVLRAGKVKTQDIGGYASTSDFTEEVIKNLKANK; this is encoded by the exons ATGTTCCTAGCCCTAGATGGCACCACATATCATCAATGTTTACAAGAATTGGCTAAGAAGCAGCAACTGACTGAGAATCAGCAGCATTTTATGCCATATGATATTCATCGTATTGTTTTAGATATGATTCGTAATTCCCGTAGCCTTTTACGACACTGCTCCTCTTTGGCCTCTCCTACCCCTCGCCAACGTATCACCGTCATACCTGGGGATGGAGTAGGACCTGAATTGATCGAGTCCGTTGAAAGTGTATTTAAGTCTGTTGGAGTTCCGCTAGACTTTGATTCCTTTTTTCTCTCAGAAATACACTCGCAAAGCTCCGACTCCCTCAAAGAAGTCTCCAATTCCATTAAGAAGAATCGTATCTGTCTCAAAG GTATTCTTGGAACTCCAAGCTCCTCTTCTACCGGCGAGCTTAAAACCCTGAATCAAAAGCTTCGTCAAGAACTAGACCTTTTTGCTAATGTGGTAAATGTCAAGAGTCATATCGGAGTGGATACGCGTCATCGGAATGTTGATATTGTTATCATTCGTGAACAGATTGAAGGAGAATATTCTGCTCTTGAGCATGTCTCTGTGGATGGAGTTATTGAGTGCCTTAAAATCATCACAAGAGAGCGCTCCAAAAAGATTGCCAAATTTGCATTTGACTATGCCTTGAGAAATGGTCGAAA AAAAGTTACTGCCGTTCACAAAGCCAATATCATGAAATTAGGTGATGGACTCTTTCTGAGATGCTGCGAA GAAATGGCCGAGCTTTAcccaaatatcaaatttgagaaGATGATTGTGGACAATTGTACCATGCAATTAGTGACCAATCCTCATCAGTTTGACGTTCTTGTTACTCCCAATCTCTATGGTCATATCATTACCAATCTTACAGCTGGATTAGTTGGAGGTGCTGGCCTTGTTCCAGGAGAGTCTTATTCCTCAGAATGTGTTTGTTTTGAACCGGGAGCGCGACATGCTTTTTCTGGAGCTGCTGGAAAGAACTTGGCAAACCCAACGGCAATGCTCTTGACGGCTTCCAACATGTTGAGGCATTTGAATATGAACAAGCATGGAGATCAAATTGAGAACGCAGTGAATAAAGTTCTTCGTGCTGGAAAAGTCAAAACTCAGGACATTGGTGGCTACGCTTCCACGAGTGACTTTACGGAAGAAGTCATCAAAAATcttaaagcaaataaataa
- the LOC121124586 gene encoding putative FERM domain-containing protein FRMD8P1 — translation MTTANSSSSSSSTTSSTSQPSNHYHSTTSQVHTLTSSTNTNNNNGGSNNNNNNPGIPPPPPDNYVTIIPVVDQYGSGQFRSRRTTAPNASKQTGTNHRKKNKIRSDIESDYGTYSGQREYYREQRSRGDYLTRGAALNAANSANTTEYVPSNSSHLHATLTRSNIVPSHIDNSSSSVYSVSQRGNLVTESLPPQHDQLEREPRRYEMSRGTRSGTSALIDQVASGQLTLSRIQQSGNKEKFDRRNPTILRKKLDVCIYLMSSVGIKLEVEEGSTITAAELVNTLIEEEELSLPRSAADVFALWMTSPLLEVQLKPHHKSFYIRREWNHFLQRFSSAPLEKKALDEPILSLQRNVFFHKSDEVKIRDHKILELLYEEAKYNILTGQYPCELSDYVMLGGIQARLELGTYDQDIHTPSYFRSIMYRFLPEHASIYGNWSSWVPWRSGGAKNSLEVRLIEQYKMILANASPKRLVRKYLEFCWSLPYYGSAFFHGQIETPARSLTSLVINRDTEVLIAINSQGFYVIDPIKVVILLGLKLEELSWDYAKPSQENNEDCLPCLFIQFCVIENGRRVSKILQIFSRQAVQMDALIATFVDDLKQRVALYNDDPEANIFNDSSSMEADDCLVPLTTVSRRGIPESCLSNKLNRLTLATFDDEGHCIGHMGSWSFSN, via the exons ATGACCACAGCTAACtcctcttcttcctcctcctccacAACGTCTTCAACATCACAACCCTCGAACCACTATCATTCCACAACTTCGCAAGTACATACACTTACCTCATCCACAAACACGAACAACAACAACGGTGGTTCtaacaacaataataacaatCCAGGAATACCACCTCCACCCCCGGATAACTACGTGACCATCATTCCTGTTGTTGATCAGTATGGTTCTGGACAGTTTAGGAGTAGAAGAACTACTGCACCCAATGCTTCTAAACAAACGGGCACGAATCATaggaagaagaataaaatccGAAGTGACATTGAGTCAGACTATGGTACATATTCTGGCCAAAGGGAATATTATAGGGAGCAGAGATCCAGGGGAGATTATTTAACGAGAGGGGCTGCTCTTAATGCAGCCAACTCAGCTAATACTACAGAGTACGTACCCTCTAATTCCAGTCATCTTCACGCGACTCTCACACGGAGCAACATTGTTCCGTCCCATATAGACAATTCATCTTCTTCGGTTTACTCTGTTTCACAGAGAGGGAACTTGG TTACCGAGAGTCTTCCACCTCAGCATGATCAACTTGAAAGAGAGCCACGAAGATATGAAATGTCTCGAGGAACAAGGAGTGGAACCTCAGCACTCATTGATCAAGTAGCTTCAGGACAATTGACATTGAGTCGCATTCAACAAagtggaaataaagaaaaatttgatagaCGGAATCCCACTATTCTACGGAAAA agttaGATGTTTGCATTTATTTGATGTCCTCTGTGGGGATTAAACTAGAAGTGGAAGAAGGGTCTACAATTACTGCTGCAGAACTAGTTAACACACTTATAGAAGAAGAAGAGCTTAGTCTTCCACGATCG gcCGCTGATGTTTTTGCGCTATGGATGACTTCCCCCTTATTAGAAGTTCAACTTAAGCCCCACCACAAGTCCTTTTACATTCGTCGAGAATGGAATCATTTCCTTCAACGTTTCTCATCAGCCCCTCTTGAGAAAAAAGCGTTGGATGAACCAATTCTCTCACTTCAAAGAAATGTGTTTTTTCACAAAAGTGATGAAGTAAAAATTAG agATCACAAAATCCTTGAACTTTTATACGAAGAAGCAAAATATAACATACTTACAGGTCAATATCCTTGTGAGTTATCTGACTATGTCATGTTGGGTGGAATCCAGGCAAGACTTGAATTAGGAACTTATGATCAAGATATTCACACTCCAAGTTACTTCCGCTCAATCATGTATCGTTTTCTCCCAGAGCATGCGTCAATATATGGGAATTGGTCTTCTTGGGTCCCTTGGAGATCTGGAGGAGCTAAAAACTCTCTTGAGGTTCGACTGATTGAACAGTATAAAATGATATTAGCAAATGCTTCACCCAAAAGATTAGTTAGGAAATATCTAGAGTTTTGTTGGTCATTGCCATACTACGGCTCTGCCTTCTTCCATGGGCAAATTGAAACTCCTGCGCGATCTTTGACATCTTTGGTGATTAATCGCGACACTGAGGTTCTTATTGCGATAAACTCCCAAGGATTTTACGTGATTGATCCCATCAAAGTTGTCATTCTTTtaggcttaaaattagaagagCTTAGTTGGGACTATGCAAAGCCCTCCCAGGAAAACAATGAGGATTGCCTACCAtgcttatttattcagttttgtGTTATTGAGAATGGACGAAGGGTCTCAAAGATCCTTCAAATATTCTCTCGTCAAGCAGTACAAATGGATGCTCTCATTGCCACATTTGTGGATGATTTAAAACAAAGAGTTGCTCTCTACAATGATGATCCAGAGGccaatatatttaatgactCTTCCTCAATGGAGGCCGACG ATTGCTTAGTTCCTTTAACAACGGTCTCAAGGAGAGGGATTCCAGAGTCTTGTCTGAGTAACAAGTTGAATCGCTTAACATTAGCTACTTTTGATGATGAGGGACATTGCATTGGGCATATGGGATCCTGGTCGTTTTCTAATTGA